The Sphingobium aromaticiconvertens genome has a segment encoding these proteins:
- the phnE gene encoding phosphonate ABC transporter, permease protein PhnE yields the protein MSAATDTARWDFPAPFGARSLIVLIAALSLLWYSGQRVEVGRMLALTGQAALAQVGLSPRSPVQEGLGTVIGQLFPIQLSERRETSRIEGFDAAKLPFLSHLETVETPDEKMNPVTMRMESHPVRTTWLVEPLGYVGHVAVKMLETLEIALWGTVVAIAAGWPLAMLGARNMTPNPVIRAAARAVVGVLRAIPELISALFLVIAFGFGPIAGFLALGIYGAGFLGKFYAEDMENADPRPQEALTAMGVRRMIMWRFAILPQVLPQWIAYTLYILDRNVRMATVIGIVGAGGIGQELKGRYDMYEYAHVGTILIAILLVVLLLDHATARLRKACM from the coding sequence ATGAGCGCGGCGACCGATACGGCACGCTGGGACTTTCCCGCCCCCTTCGGCGCGCGCAGCCTGATCGTGCTGATCGCAGCGCTCTCGCTGCTCTGGTATAGCGGGCAACGGGTCGAGGTTGGCCGGATGCTGGCGTTGACCGGTCAGGCGGCGTTGGCACAGGTCGGCCTGTCGCCGCGATCGCCGGTGCAGGAGGGGCTGGGCACCGTCATCGGCCAGCTTTTCCCCATCCAACTCTCTGAACGGCGCGAAACCAGCCGGATCGAAGGCTTCGATGCCGCCAAGCTGCCCTTTCTATCGCATCTCGAAACCGTCGAGACGCCCGACGAAAAAATGAACCCGGTGACGATGCGGATGGAGAGCCATCCCGTCCGCACCACCTGGCTGGTGGAGCCGCTGGGTTATGTCGGCCATGTCGCGGTCAAGATGCTGGAGACGCTGGAAATCGCGCTCTGGGGCACGGTGGTCGCCATCGCCGCCGGCTGGCCGCTGGCGATGCTGGGCGCGCGGAACATGACCCCCAACCCCGTCATACGCGCCGCCGCCCGCGCCGTCGTCGGCGTCCTGCGCGCCATACCCGAATTGATCAGCGCGCTTTTCCTGGTGATCGCCTTTGGCTTTGGCCCGATCGCCGGGTTCCTTGCGCTTGGCATCTATGGGGCCGGGTTCCTTGGGAAATTCTATGCCGAGGATATGGAAAATGCCGATCCGCGCCCGCAGGAGGCGCTGACCGCGATGGGCGTGCGCCGCATGATCATGTGGCGCTTTGCCATCCTGCCGCAAGTGCTGCCGCAATGGATCGCCTACACCCTCTATATCCTCGACCGAAACGTGCGGATGGCGACGGTGATCGGCATCGTCGGCGCGGGCGGCATCGGTCAGGAACTCAAGGGCCGGTACGACATGTATGAATATGCCCATGTCGGCACGATCCTGATCGCCATCCTGCTGGTCGTGCTGCTGCTCGACCATGCCACCGCCCGTTTGCGAAAGGCCTGCATGTGA
- a CDS encoding phosphonate ABC transporter ATP-binding protein, with protein MDIRFSSVTLHYADGTHALDNIGLKIPAGQFCIILGSSGAGKSTLLRTVNGLAEPTQGTVIVGGKPVERRTLPLLRRRIGMIHQHFGLTGRARVATNVIAGAAADMPLWRALTGIYPEPLRQRACAALEAVGLEPEHLLRRADQLSGGQQQRVGIARAFMRDPAIILADEPVASLDPRISRDILALLRTQAQAHGATVLCSLHQVDLAREFADRIVALQAGRVVFDGPAAMFDGHDETLIYARPGARVAPSMLEPAE; from the coding sequence ATGGACATCCGCTTCTCCTCCGTCACCCTGCACTATGCCGATGGCACCCATGCGCTGGACAATATCGGCCTGAAAATCCCGGCTGGGCAGTTTTGCATCATCCTTGGATCGTCGGGCGCGGGCAAGTCCACGCTGCTGCGGACGGTCAATGGCCTCGCGGAGCCAACACAGGGCACGGTCATTGTCGGCGGCAAGCCGGTGGAGCGGCGCACGCTACCCCTCCTGCGGCGACGGATCGGCATGATACACCAGCATTTCGGGCTGACCGGCCGGGCGCGCGTGGCGACCAATGTGATCGCGGGCGCCGCCGCCGACATGCCGCTTTGGCGCGCATTGACAGGTATCTATCCCGAACCGTTGCGCCAGCGCGCCTGCGCCGCGCTGGAAGCGGTGGGGCTGGAACCCGAACATCTTCTCCGTCGCGCCGATCAGCTTTCCGGCGGGCAGCAGCAGCGGGTCGGCATTGCCCGCGCCTTCATGCGCGATCCCGCCATCATTCTGGCGGACGAGCCTGTCGCCAGTCTGGACCCGCGCATCAGCCGCGACATACTCGCCCTGCTGCGGACCCAGGCGCAGGCGCATGGCGCGACCGTGCTGTGCAGCCTGCATCAGGTCGATCTGGCGCGTGAATTTGCCGATCGCATCGTCGCGCTACAGGCCGGACGGGTTGTGTTCGATGGGCCGGCAGCCATGTTTGATGGGCATGATGAGACTTTGATCTACGCACGACCCGGCGCACGCGTTGCTCCATCGATGCTGGAGCCTGCGGAATGA
- a CDS encoding phosphate/phosphite/phosphonate ABC transporter substrate-binding protein: MIAGLLILAVGGGLAWSLPSATPGAAQAKPLQVLLIPADGGTESGTLADYQPVFNAVSRTTGLNFKLRVAQSYGAVVEGMCNGWADIAFVGPTTYLQAKERGCADLLAVAVKDGQSVYYSGLFARGDAPFKGISDLRGKRIAFGDINSTSSFVFPMTMLIDAGIDPAKDLGEVRMTGSHANSLAALLQGRVDVAALSFDSYEKAVRANVPGARALKVIARSDPIPYPPLVVNSKLAPETRTRLQVAFQDIAHAPGVTPEMIRGYGGAQVDGYDAHFPAAKFVPAAQKMAMVSDALKSEILRKSAER; the protein is encoded by the coding sequence ATGATCGCGGGTCTCCTGATCCTTGCCGTGGGCGGAGGGCTGGCCTGGTCGCTGCCATCGGCCACGCCGGGCGCGGCGCAGGCCAAACCGCTGCAAGTGCTTCTGATCCCGGCGGATGGCGGCACCGAAAGCGGGACGCTGGCCGATTATCAGCCGGTCTTCAACGCCGTTTCGCGGACTACCGGTCTGAATTTCAAGCTCAGGGTCGCGCAATCCTACGGCGCGGTAGTTGAGGGGATGTGCAATGGCTGGGCGGACATCGCCTTTGTCGGGCCGACCACATATCTCCAGGCGAAGGAGCGCGGATGTGCCGATCTGCTGGCGGTGGCGGTGAAGGATGGACAGTCGGTCTATTATTCGGGACTGTTCGCGCGCGGTGACGCGCCGTTCAAAGGCATCAGCGACCTGCGGGGCAAGCGGATCGCATTTGGCGACATCAACTCCACCTCTTCCTTCGTCTTTCCAATGACGATGCTGATCGACGCGGGGATCGACCCGGCGAAGGATCTTGGCGAGGTGCGGATGACCGGCAGCCATGCCAACAGTCTGGCGGCACTGTTGCAGGGGCGCGTCGACGTTGCGGCCCTGTCGTTCGATTCCTACGAAAAGGCAGTGCGCGCAAATGTGCCGGGCGCCCGCGCCCTCAAGGTGATCGCGCGCAGCGACCCCATTCCCTATCCGCCCCTGGTGGTGAACAGCAAATTGGCGCCGGAGACGCGCACCAGATTGCAGGTGGCGTTTCAGGACATCGCCCATGCGCCGGGCGTCACGCCAGAGATGATCCGTGGTTATGGCGGCGCGCAGGTCGATGGCTATGACGCGCATTTCCCCGCCGCGAAATTCGTCCCCGCCGCCCAGAAGATGGCGATGGTCAGCGACGCGCTGAAAAGCGAAATCTTACGCAAGTCGGCGGAGCGTTGA
- a CDS encoding TonB-dependent receptor plug domain-containing protein: protein MPKPFHHRAFLFTALLASSSILPIAAMAAEPADAAAEEQNTSAIVVTGQKVEATRLAAEAVAFGNNVQIVSSEQIATTGATNFAEIAQFLIKGANIGYSPDEGEYTIRLDGGGDRDTLVVLDGVPLYDRGPALEDIWGSTTIDPHMIERVEVFRGGNSLFFGSNGGIGVISLVTKRPDGTNKFEFGGQYGAFNTREIWGNARFALDSEGRHSVMVYGGSIQTDGPRIFAPESYVDNVAAAGGIQKYPLNRSNIGLKYLFKADDKSEFRVNGQYTQIEFQDPFPDNETFSPNRVRYPIVDFSLDRRWSDALYTELTGYWSNPKLNNTETFAEICRVATGCAGMNGGTVPFGTTTGKSIPYANKGFGNASKVGGFQERGLNFRNTINIKNVAELVAGVQVVSYKNDSDPAFNVQDDNTTVTGLYLDARPVLPFSPDTKISLAVRTDFAKAFNSKTIWKFGFRQPIGAFYIRANGGTSYSLPRNNELFSYVELNGVPQTIGNPDLKTESTETYNAAIGFSKNFGDFQINGEAGYFRTDIKNRIQGTSGVTPSTWFNNDRVTQIRGLTADLDLIFGKSFSANVNFTKQKAELDGTNLQINETPEYMIGGNIAWHSANERFHVTLFPRYQGPEYATGGINNSLRKNFGNYLVVNGSLGWWVGDEKQHRLQLRFVNIFDEKYDERYAYGNQRFGSAFIRGEIKATDPEYYYGYGFEGKPQSVYISYSTSF from the coding sequence GTGCCAAAGCCTTTCCATCATCGAGCCTTCCTCTTCACAGCGCTGCTCGCCAGCAGCAGCATCCTGCCGATCGCGGCAATGGCTGCCGAACCGGCCGATGCCGCCGCAGAGGAACAGAACACCTCCGCCATCGTCGTCACCGGCCAAAAGGTCGAGGCCACCCGGCTGGCGGCCGAGGCCGTCGCCTTTGGTAACAATGTTCAGATCGTCAGTTCCGAACAGATTGCGACGACCGGCGCGACCAATTTCGCAGAAATCGCGCAGTTTCTGATCAAAGGCGCGAATATCGGCTACTCGCCTGATGAGGGCGAATATACGATCCGACTCGATGGCGGCGGGGATCGCGATACGCTGGTCGTGCTGGACGGCGTGCCGCTCTATGATCGTGGCCCGGCGCTGGAGGACATTTGGGGATCGACCACGATCGATCCGCACATGATCGAGCGGGTCGAGGTGTTCCGCGGCGGCAACAGCCTGTTCTTCGGCTCCAACGGCGGCATCGGCGTCATCAGCCTTGTCACCAAGCGGCCCGACGGCACCAACAAGTTCGAATTTGGCGGCCAATATGGCGCGTTCAACACCCGTGAAATCTGGGGCAATGCCCGCTTCGCGCTCGATTCCGAAGGACGCCATAGCGTCATGGTCTATGGCGGATCGATCCAGACCGATGGCCCGCGCATCTTCGCCCCGGAAAGCTATGTCGACAATGTCGCGGCCGCCGGTGGCATCCAGAAATATCCGCTGAACCGCAGCAATATCGGTCTCAAATATCTCTTCAAGGCCGACGACAAGAGCGAGTTCCGGGTCAATGGCCAATATACCCAGATCGAATTTCAAGACCCCTTCCCGGATAATGAAACCTTCTCACCCAACCGGGTGCGCTACCCGATCGTCGATTTCTCGCTCGATCGGCGCTGGTCAGATGCACTCTACACCGAATTGACGGGTTACTGGAGCAATCCCAAGCTCAACAACACCGAAACCTTTGCCGAAATCTGCCGGGTTGCGACGGGGTGCGCGGGCATGAATGGCGGCACGGTCCCCTTCGGCACCACTACCGGCAAGTCGATCCCCTACGCCAACAAGGGCTTCGGCAACGCTTCCAAGGTTGGTGGTTTCCAGGAGCGCGGCCTGAATTTCCGCAACACGATCAATATCAAGAATGTGGCCGAACTGGTCGCGGGCGTGCAGGTGGTGTCGTACAAGAATGACTCGGACCCGGCATTCAATGTGCAGGACGATAATACTACGGTGACGGGTCTTTATCTCGACGCGCGGCCGGTGCTGCCGTTCAGCCCGGACACCAAGATTTCGCTCGCGGTGCGGACCGACTTTGCCAAGGCCTTCAACTCCAAGACCATCTGGAAGTTCGGGTTCCGCCAGCCGATCGGCGCCTTCTACATCCGCGCCAATGGCGGCACATCCTACAGCCTGCCACGCAACAACGAACTCTTCTCTTATGTGGAGTTGAACGGCGTGCCGCAGACGATCGGCAATCCCGACCTGAAGACGGAATCGACCGAAACCTACAATGCCGCCATCGGCTTTTCGAAGAATTTTGGCGATTTCCAGATCAACGGGGAGGCCGGCTATTTCCGCACCGACATCAAGAACCGCATTCAGGGCACGTCAGGCGTCACCCCCAGCACATGGTTCAACAACGACCGCGTGACGCAGATCCGCGGCCTGACCGCAGACCTAGACCTGATCTTCGGCAAGAGCTTTTCCGCCAACGTCAATTTCACCAAGCAAAAGGCGGAACTGGACGGCACCAACCTGCAAATCAACGAGACGCCGGAATATATGATCGGCGGCAATATCGCCTGGCACAGCGCGAACGAGCGGTTCCATGTGACGCTGTTCCCCCGCTACCAGGGGCCGGAATATGCGACCGGCGGAATCAATAATTCGCTGCGAAAGAATTTCGGCAACTATCTGGTGGTCAACGGGTCGCTTGGCTGGTGGGTCGGCGACGAGAAACAGCATCGGCTCCAACTGCGCTTCGTCAACATCTTCGACGAGAAATATGATGAGCGTTATGCTTATGGCAACCAGCGCTTCGGGTCGGCCTTCATCCGGGGCGAGATCAAGGCCACCGATCCCGAATATTATTATGGTTACGGGTTCGAGGGGAAACCGCAAAGCGTCTATATTTCCTACTCGACCAGCTTCTGA
- a CDS encoding MurR/RpiR family transcriptional regulator, giving the protein MTTEKPTRKTGAAADQMPVENALSRIRIAQPGMAKGARRIADYILEQPADIVRMSVTELSEAVGVSEGSIINFCRSIGLSGFQHMKLSLAQEIVQPVQFIHEDVSREDDMDTICRKIFHSGIQALRDSLSVLDPHAMGRAVDVIRAAKRVEIYGIGSSAPIAEDTHYRMLRIGLDARIVTDSHIQAISASRCDPDVAVLTISHSGATHETVASTRLAREAGAKTIVITNFARSPIQAYADIVLFTMARETAFRTEAMSSRIAQLCVVDALIAALALADYDRSTETLRSTFDVLSIKRF; this is encoded by the coding sequence ATGACCACGGAAAAGCCCACGCGCAAGACAGGCGCCGCCGCCGACCAGATGCCCGTAGAAAATGCGCTCAGTCGCATCCGCATCGCCCAGCCGGGTATGGCCAAGGGCGCGCGCCGGATCGCCGACTATATATTGGAGCAACCCGCCGACATCGTTCGCATGTCCGTCACTGAATTGTCGGAGGCGGTTGGAGTCAGCGAAGGCAGCATCATCAACTTCTGCCGCAGCATTGGCCTGTCGGGCTTTCAGCACATGAAACTCAGTCTGGCACAGGAAATCGTCCAGCCGGTGCAATTCATCCATGAGGATGTCAGCCGCGAAGACGACATGGACACGATCTGCCGCAAGATCTTCCACTCCGGCATTCAGGCGCTGCGCGATTCGCTCTCCGTGCTTGATCCGCACGCGATGGGCCGTGCGGTCGATGTAATCCGGGCGGCAAAGCGTGTGGAAATCTACGGCATCGGTTCCTCCGCGCCGATCGCGGAAGATACCCATTACCGGATGCTGCGGATCGGCCTTGACGCCCGCATCGTGACCGACAGCCATATCCAGGCGATCAGCGCTTCGCGCTGTGACCCTGACGTGGCGGTGCTCACCATTTCGCACAGCGGCGCGACGCACGAGACGGTGGCGTCGACCCGCCTTGCCCGTGAGGCGGGCGCAAAAACCATCGTCATTACCAATTTCGCGCGCTCGCCGATTCAGGCTTATGCCGACATCGTGTTGTTCACCATGGCGCGGGAAACCGCGTTTCGGACCGAGGCCATGTCGAGCCGGATCGCGCAATTATGCGTCGTCGATGCACTGATCGCGGCGCTGGCGCTGGCCGATTATGACCGCTCGACCGAAACATTGCGAAGCACATTCGACGTGCTGTCGATCAAGCGCTTTTAG
- a CDS encoding HAD-IIA family hydrolase, translating into MSVTHKMTDEARLAQIMNARKFLEPARNKHLVAQAQGILLDWDGCVAIDNRILPGARRFITQYRDRIAILTNNSSHLPEDIGAVLAQDAIILPTERIITAGVEAVRWALGEGYGRTMLLGSQRMRGFAREQGLELVNEQAGLVLLMRDTRFTYRKLERAVNMIRDGARLAVANADRTHPGAASRIVPETGALLAVIQACVPDASPMMIGKPAPLLFARACAVLGIAPGEAVMVGDNLETDIAGAQAVGMASILIGGSEALSLGDLIS; encoded by the coding sequence ATGAGTGTTACGCACAAGATGACGGATGAGGCGCGCTTGGCCCAGATAATGAATGCCCGCAAATTTCTTGAACCTGCCCGAAATAAACATCTGGTCGCTCAAGCGCAGGGCATATTGCTCGATTGGGATGGATGCGTCGCCATCGACAATAGAATCCTGCCGGGCGCGCGCCGGTTCATCACGCAATATCGCGACCGAATCGCGATCCTGACCAATAATTCCAGTCACTTGCCTGAAGATATTGGCGCAGTGCTGGCGCAGGATGCCATCATCCTTCCCACCGAGCGGATCATCACCGCAGGGGTCGAGGCGGTGCGTTGGGCGCTGGGCGAGGGATATGGACGCACGATGTTGCTGGGGTCGCAACGCATGCGCGGTTTCGCGCGCGAGCAAGGGCTTGAACTGGTCAATGAGCAGGCCGGATTGGTGCTGTTGATGCGCGACACCCGCTTCACCTATCGCAAGCTGGAACGCGCGGTGAACATGATCCGCGATGGCGCCCGACTGGCCGTTGCCAATGCTGACCGCACGCATCCGGGCGCCGCGAGCAGGATCGTGCCGGAGACAGGCGCCCTGCTGGCGGTCATCCAGGCTTGCGTGCCAGACGCCAGTCCGATGATGATCGGCAAGCCTGCGCCATTGCTGTTCGCGCGCGCCTGCGCCGTGCTGGGCATTGCACCGGGCGAGGCGGTGATGGTTGGCGACAATCTGGAAACGGACATTGCCGGAGCACAGGCGGTCGGCATGGCTTCGATCCTGATCGGCGGAAGCGAAGCGCTATCGCTGGGCGACCTGATATCCTAA
- a CDS encoding TonB-dependent receptor codes for MTTSLSVSLRAGCALIALSPAAPVVAQTEGTAPVTAPDQSYHDGQPGDIVVTALIPRRQGDILSGTSVVSGEELTRSLRPTIGDTLSHQPGVSSTSFGPNASRPILRGFQGERVRILTDGIGSFDVSNTSVDHAVAINPLTADRIEVLRGPAALLYGSSAIGGVVNVIDARIPRRVPDEAIHVEGIGSYGSAANERTGSGEIEVPIAGKLVVHFDGSYTKTGNLDTGNYILTPALRAQAAASADPAIADLASLRGKLPNSAAETWEVAGGIALITDGGNLGFSVAHTDNFYGVPVRYSLDPDVEAEQVRLHMKQDRADMRAEVPVNGGILESIRLRAGFADYQHQEIEESGEVGTTFYNQSIESRLELVQAKRGGWDGAVGAQFFARDFHVVGEEKFLPRNRTEQFGLFTLQSVDFGNTRVELGGRYETTKVSADADETLLNPAYHRSFDAFSGSAGISQQIIPGWRVGLNASRTERAPSAEELFARGNHAGTQAFELGNPDFSKEKSWGMEATLRGEGTGYSLSLSGYHNWFKGYIYDSLVADAACQAVNGGEPLDFPCFQYAQADAKYYGFEAEAKVKLAQLGGYTLNADAVTDYVHATITGNGSAPAPRIPPLRMLGGLELTGDRLTARGEVEHVFAQDRIAATETPTDSFTLVNASLSVKPFKGNDRTTLLLSANNIFDVAARRHASFLKDYAPLAGRDIRVTARFSL; via the coding sequence ATGACAACATCTCTTTCCGTTTCGCTGCGCGCTGGTTGCGCCCTAATTGCCCTTTCTCCCGCCGCGCCCGTGGTCGCGCAGACGGAAGGCACAGCGCCCGTAACCGCGCCCGACCAAAGCTATCATGACGGCCAGCCCGGCGACATCGTCGTCACCGCCCTCATCCCCCGGCGGCAGGGCGACATATTGTCCGGCACATCGGTCGTATCGGGCGAAGAACTGACGCGATCGCTGCGCCCGACCATCGGCGACACGCTATCCCATCAGCCGGGCGTATCCTCCACCTCCTTCGGCCCCAATGCCTCGCGCCCGATCCTGCGTGGCTTTCAGGGGGAGCGGGTCCGCATCCTGACCGATGGCATCGGCAGCTTCGACGTATCCAACACCTCGGTCGACCACGCTGTTGCGATCAATCCGCTGACCGCCGACCGGATCGAAGTGCTGCGCGGCCCGGCTGCCCTGCTCTATGGCTCCTCGGCGATCGGCGGCGTCGTCAACGTCATCGACGCGCGCATCCCCCGGCGCGTGCCCGACGAAGCGATCCATGTCGAAGGCATCGGCTCTTATGGCAGCGCGGCCAATGAACGGACCGGATCGGGCGAGATCGAAGTGCCGATCGCGGGCAAGCTGGTCGTCCATTTCGACGGCAGCTACACCAAGACCGGCAATCTCGACACCGGTAACTATATCCTGACCCCTGCTCTGCGCGCGCAGGCAGCCGCGAGCGCCGATCCCGCCATTGCCGACCTTGCCAGCCTGCGCGGCAAGCTGCCCAACAGCGCTGCGGAAACATGGGAAGTGGCCGGGGGCATCGCCCTCATCACCGATGGCGGCAACCTTGGCTTCTCGGTCGCGCATACCGATAATTTCTACGGCGTGCCGGTACGCTATTCGCTCGATCCCGATGTCGAGGCAGAGCAGGTGCGGTTGCACATGAAGCAGGACCGCGCCGACATGCGGGCCGAAGTCCCCGTCAATGGCGGCATCCTGGAATCCATCCGCTTGCGCGCGGGCTTTGCCGATTATCAGCATCAGGAGATTGAGGAGAGCGGCGAGGTCGGCACGACCTTCTACAACCAGTCGATCGAATCGCGACTTGAACTGGTGCAAGCCAAGCGCGGCGGATGGGACGGAGCGGTCGGTGCGCAATTCTTCGCCCGCGATTTCCATGTGGTGGGCGAGGAGAAGTTCCTGCCCCGCAACCGCACCGAACAGTTCGGCCTCTTCACCCTCCAGTCGGTCGACTTCGGCAATACCCGCGTCGAACTGGGTGGCCGCTATGAGACGACGAAGGTCAGCGCGGACGCCGACGAAACGCTGCTCAACCCGGCCTATCATCGCAGCTTTGACGCCTTTTCGGGTTCAGCGGGTATCAGCCAGCAGATCATACCGGGCTGGCGCGTGGGCCTGAACGCCTCTCGCACCGAGCGCGCGCCGTCCGCCGAAGAACTGTTCGCGCGCGGCAATCATGCGGGCACGCAGGCGTTCGAACTGGGAAACCCGGACTTCAGCAAGGAAAAAAGCTGGGGCATGGAGGCTACGTTGCGGGGCGAGGGCACGGGATACAGCCTCTCGCTGTCGGGCTATCACAACTGGTTCAAGGGCTATATTTACGACTCGCTGGTCGCGGACGCGGCGTGCCAGGCCGTCAATGGCGGCGAACCGCTCGACTTCCCTTGCTTCCAATATGCGCAGGCCGACGCCAAATATTATGGGTTCGAGGCGGAGGCCAAGGTGAAGCTGGCGCAACTGGGCGGCTACACTTTGAACGCCGATGCCGTGACCGACTATGTCCATGCGACGATCACTGGGAACGGCTCCGCCCCCGCCCCGCGCATCCCACCGCTGCGTATGCTCGGCGGGCTGGAACTGACGGGCGACCGGCTGACCGCACGCGGCGAGGTGGAGCATGTGTTCGCGCAGGACCGGATCGCCGCGACCGAAACCCCGACCGACAGCTTCACGCTGGTCAACGCCTCGCTGTCGGTGAAGCCTTTCAAGGGCAACGACCGCACCACGCTGTTGCTGTCGGCGAACAACATCTTTGACGTGGCCGCGCGTCGCCATGCCAGCTTCCTCAAGGATTATGCCCCGCTGGCCGGGCGTGACATCCGCGTGACGGCCCGCTTCTCCCTGTAA